The following are from one region of the Rhizobacter sp. AJA081-3 genome:
- a CDS encoding ammonium transporter — protein MKKLIATLALGLAVLGFSGAVLAQAASAPEAAASVAAAAAPAASAVAEAASAAPAPVANKGDVAWMVVATLLVIMMTVPGLALFYGGLVRSKNMLSVLMQVMVTFSMIVVLWFIYGYSLAFTEGNAYVGGFDRLFMKGLFDPAAGTFAMGATFSKGVYIPELLFAAFQATFAGITCCLIVGAFAERIKFSAVLLFMALWFTFSYAPIAHMVWFWMGPDAYATKEVVDQMNGKAGLIWQWGALDFAGGTVVHINAAVAGLVGAYMIGKRVGYGKEAFTPHSLTLTMVGASMLWVGWFGFNAGSALEANNSAVLAFANTFSATSAAVLAWCIGETLMKGKASMLGAASGAVAGLVAITPAAGNVGLMGAIVVGFVAGFACLWGVNGLKKLLGADDSLDVFGVHGVGGIVGALLTGVFNTQSLGGPGLVGDWVTATVTSNAIGAQVWIQLKAVLLTIVWSGVVSLVAYKIVDLVIGLRVPEDEEREGLDITSHGETAYHN, from the coding sequence GCTGCGGCCGCGGCACCGGCGGCTTCTGCCGTGGCCGAAGCGGCCTCCGCCGCGCCGGCGCCGGTGGCCAACAAGGGCGACGTGGCCTGGATGGTCGTGGCCACGCTGCTCGTCATCATGATGACGGTGCCGGGCCTGGCCCTCTTCTACGGCGGCCTGGTGCGCAGCAAGAACATGCTGTCGGTGCTGATGCAGGTGATGGTCACCTTCTCGATGATCGTGGTGCTGTGGTTCATCTACGGCTACAGCCTCGCGTTCACCGAAGGCAATGCCTATGTCGGCGGGTTCGACCGGCTGTTCATGAAGGGCCTGTTCGATCCCGCGGCGGGCACCTTCGCGATGGGCGCCACGTTCAGCAAGGGCGTCTACATCCCTGAACTGCTGTTCGCTGCCTTCCAGGCCACCTTCGCCGGCATCACCTGCTGCCTGATCGTCGGCGCTTTCGCCGAACGCATCAAGTTCAGCGCGGTGCTGCTGTTCATGGCGCTGTGGTTCACCTTCAGCTATGCGCCGATCGCGCACATGGTCTGGTTCTGGATGGGCCCGGACGCCTACGCCACGAAGGAAGTGGTCGACCAGATGAACGGCAAGGCCGGCCTGATCTGGCAGTGGGGCGCGCTGGACTTCGCCGGCGGCACGGTGGTGCACATCAATGCCGCAGTTGCCGGCCTGGTGGGTGCCTACATGATCGGCAAGCGCGTGGGGTACGGCAAGGAGGCGTTCACGCCGCACTCGCTGACGCTGACGATGGTCGGTGCCTCGATGCTGTGGGTGGGCTGGTTCGGCTTCAACGCCGGCTCGGCGCTCGAAGCGAACAACAGCGCGGTGCTCGCCTTCGCCAACACCTTCTCGGCCACGTCCGCGGCGGTGCTGGCCTGGTGCATCGGCGAGACGCTGATGAAGGGCAAGGCCTCGATGCTGGGTGCCGCCTCGGGTGCGGTGGCCGGCCTGGTGGCCATCACCCCGGCCGCCGGCAACGTCGGCCTGATGGGCGCGATCGTCGTGGGCTTCGTCGCCGGCTTCGCCTGCCTGTGGGGCGTGAACGGCCTGAAGAAGCTGCTCGGCGCCGACGACTCGCTGGACGTGTTCGGCGTGCACGGCGTGGGCGGCATCGTGGGTGCGCTGCTGACGGGTGTGTTCAATACCCAGTCACTCGGCGGCCCCGGCCTGGTGGGCGACTGGGTCACGGCCACGGTCACCTCCAACGCCATCGGTGCGCAGGTGTGGATCCAGCTCAAGGCGGTGCTGCTGACCATCGTGTGGTCGGGTGTCGTCTCGCTGGTGGCCTACAAGATCGTCGACCTGGTCATCGGCCTGCGCGTGCCGGAAGACGAGGAGCGCGAGGGTCTGGACATCACCTCGCACGGCGAAACGGCGTATCACAACTGA